The sequence CTCATTCCActgattttaagaattaaaataaagcattaaCACTCTTCCATGTCTACCATgcgttcattttatttttgaaccTCAAACAAACACTAGCTGTTGACATCCCTCATAGTCGGCCACAACATTCCACGTTCAGCTGATTTTTAAAGTTCAACAAAGGCCATTAACAAAGAATTCCCATGGCCGACAGTCATCCGCCCTCACATcagttttaatctttttaaattaaacaaagtgTTCCACTAACATCTTTCCATGATTAGTATGCATCCAagctattgatttttttattcaaataaaaataaggccATCATAACTCACCTGTGTTTTGTTCCGATGGTGATGCGTCTCTCCTCCGGTGATTGTTCTTTCCAACCACAGATGAAGGCTccctccaaaaatccttgtttTCTTGCCTTCCAAGCTAAAATGAATCCCTTCCAAAATATCTCTTGCAAGCTACCTGAAAGCACCCCCTCTAGCATGCTCAAACCTCTCTTGTTTTTCTCTAGAAAAACCTCTCTACCTGTAACAGAAACTCTCTCAACttgttttttcctctctctacaAACTAAAAATTCCCCTGCTAATacttttcttcctattttctCTCTGTTTCTCTAATTTCTCGCTCTTCCCCGAATATCCTGCCCTCaagctctcattttttttttctctatgaaAAACACTGTTCCAGCCATCATCCCTCTGCTCCTCTGCTTCCACGACAACAATTCACGTCTCAACCATCACGTCCATGCATGTCCGGCTCCTCCGGAAACCGACCCCCacttttgaatgaaaaaaacacAGCTCTCCCCCGAGTGTCAGAAAAAAACATTGGTTCCAAGAGGGGTCTACAAGTtctcttctattttttagaataacaTTTATTTAGGAACTTCAAATTTTCTCGACttgttttccatattttcaaatatttttttaaaagtaatttttatcaataatactttatttttaattattctccatCTTTGTAAAATAGTTTccaaaaaataagtgaaaataactaaaaataattaatatatgttATTTATAAACACCATATCTTCATAATAAGCCATCAGAAAACTgctttttataaattaaaaaaaaaaaccaaatatgtagaaaaatgtttctaaaaacaatttccaaacaaCTATTAATTTTTTGGTGGTCATCCAGCATAGTTCCCTGGTAAAATACAAGTATGGCAATATGAGTGTGAGAATAAGATAGAAGTTAAAAGTGTTTAGTTGTTAATTActctcaaaaatagttttatttttatttttatttttatttttgtttttgagaattagaaaatatataggaaaacatatttcataaggaaaaaatagaaaatggttcTTTGTTCTTAAAAGGGAAAACCagatattttatgaaaacatattttatttgttttaagttattttttaggaatgttttaaaaaataattagataaatatgaaaaataattgaaaataaagctctatccataatatttattttttaaaaaatatttaaaaatataaaaataaattaaaaacattttaaattctcaaatgaaatttaatttgttatagaAATAtcatttaactattttttaaaactggtTTTTATTCTCTCCACTAGAGGCAGGCAGGCCCTTTATAGCTTGCCAGCTAATCATGTTATGTTAGGTAGGTGGTAACTATGTTATGAGATTTTGGGCTAGCATTGACTAGTCCTCACTTGcatgtacttatttttattttttaaaagtagaaattGACAGTAACTTTTCTAGAAAATATGAGAACTTCAGAgaattttattacttcaaatttcaaaatttttatatacgCACACATGcacaaataatttgttttttcaaaacatgTATTCTAAAACATGTCAATAACAATGTAAAAATATTGCTATTTTTTTGTTAGTAATCATTATtgtcacaaaaaaataaatactttgatGACAACgtaatttttcataaaagggtaaattttctaatttaaaattcatttcttttcgtAATGCAATAATATtaccataaaataataattataaacagtaaatgtattttcttaaaaaaatggtgGATGTTTTGGTGACGAAAAAATTCATTACTAAACATTgaaaattaatgacaaataattttattacaaatatgtgtattttattattggtaataaaaattaatcaggGAAAATTTAAAAGTGGTGATAAATAATTTCCTTACAAATATATGTACGTATTCTATCATACAAAAATTTCTCACTATATGATGGGAGCAACAATTTTTTATGCCAATTCTTTAGTGGCAAATTGTAGTGACAATAGTAGTTTGTAAAGAAAacttaacaataaaattattttataacaaaatatccCTTTAATAAACGTAAAATTCATAATTAATGACAAAATTTTAATCACAAACAAAAAGATTTATCATTAAATCTCACATTTGTTGTAGTGACATAGGATAGCCacaaaacatttattataaaagatcAGTCATGAGTGTAGAATCATGAGTTTAAAGTTTACTCTCATTCAATGTGGgtaaataaggtaaaaaaagatttaaaataaaaaataagttaactattttgatttaatatttaaaattatttttgactttaagttatgatattaaattattttgccAAATATTTGTATGATAACTTAAAATCATTAAGTcgtattaagttattaaattgatttacaaaaCACCTTCtaaatctatcaaaaaaaaaaaaactcttttttccttttctaaccCAAAAACATAATGTCATATTGTAAAATGatgtatacatacatacatcCATACATACCGTAAATCATATGACCATGCTTAGATATGAGATGATCTACTTGAGAGATTGAAATAGTGAATGCCAATGTATAACCCACGTTTCAAATAAAAATGCTGTATTTTGTTTATAGAAATGAAGGGAGCACACATTATTTGGAAGCAGATCATGTAATCAAGCCTCGGGTTAATTAGTAACTATTAATCGGTAATGATTGGCTCAACTCGAGTTTGAACCATATTGAATTACTTCCCTTCCATCTTAGTTTTCCATAAATGCAATCAAATATAGAAATAAGTAATATgagttcaaaatcaataaaCCATTTGCTTTTCTGGATATAGAATGTCACCCTGAATATCTGTGTGGACTTTATAACCAACTGATGGATGACTCCCCCAAGAAAATCACCTGCCACTTCTTTGAAAACTTGAACCAACAGATGGATGACTCCAACACTCTGTTTAAGGACTTAAATTCATAGATTGATTGCATGCCTTGTGTGTTACATTTGAGGGACAAGACACCACTCTGTTTTTCTTGTCATTTCTgcccataattaattttatccttttcttttttcatagcATACGATCGCCATAGGAATAAATGAATCTATATGGTAAGAAAAGCGTAATTTATGCCAATTTGGGCAGACCACATAACGGAGTCCTATCATAATTCTTAAGTATTCGACTAGAACTTGAGCTTAATAAGTAATACAGTAAAACGCGAACATAAATTTGAAATGTAGAGAGGTTACATTACTTCATTTATTTGAATCCATGTTCCCTTCTTTTCCATCTGTCACTCTCAACCTCAtcacaatttgaaaattagCTAGATTCACTGCAATGACCACAGAGCAAAAGTTCTACAtaagaaacaagaaataaaaaaaaaaggaactaaaGTAAGATATAGCATAATCATACAAAGAAGCCAGAAGGAAGATACGCCACCCTTTAAGCGTGATGTCTATTTCTTTCCATCTTCCTTTGCAAACGAGCCACATTCACTGCAATGAACACATATAGCTTATCTTTGGTCTCTTCAACGAACCGAAAATAAGCATGCCTCCAAGACTTCTTTAAAGCCAAACTGCCACAGATAGCCCAAAATCCCACTGGGAAGCCCAATCCCATGCTCATTAAGAACCATGACTTTTCCAACCCATCTTCATCTTGCCCTTCCTCTTTCCCTTTGCCTTTCCTTCTATCTTCCTCATCTTTGTGATCATCATCTGGAGTGGAGCACTCGGTTGACAATGGAAGACCGCAAAGTCCAGGGTTACCCTCATAAATGGATGGATCATTGAATGTCTGGAACTGGTTGGTTGTGGGAATTGGTCCCGACAAGAGGTTATGAGACAGgttcaaataattcaaaaaggTTATAGAAGACATGCTTGGAGGTATTGGGCCTGAAAGGTGGTTGCAGGAGAGGTCGAGAGTTTCTAACGCTTGCATGGCTCCAATCTTCTCAGGAATCTTTCCAGTCAATTGGTTCCGGGACAAATTCAAGGTACCCAGGGCTGACAGATTTGTCATTTGTGGTGGGATCTCTCCCTGAAACTTATTGCTAGAAAGGTCTATCAATTTCACAATTGGGAGTATCTTCGCAACTTCCCTCATTTGTCCCTTCACAATGAGCTCCATGTGATCCCCATCGAGAACTAACATGTGGTTATTTGAATTAGTATCTAATAAGGTCACAGAATTTAAAGCAATCAAATCACCCAAGCACTGTGGGATGGATCCTGACAAATTATTTCGTGCGAGATCCATTATGTGGAGATGAGAAAGCCCACATAGTTGCTCAGGAATATTTCCAGTCAGCATGTTGCCTCGTAGGCGTAGCCGCCgcaaaaataacatgttttctCCGATCCAGTAGGGTATCTCGCCCGAAAATCTGTTGTTTCCAAGATCAAGGTATAAGAGCCCTGTGCACTTCTGTAAGCTTGCAGAGAGTTGCCCAGAAAGATTGTTGTCGCCCAGTACCAACCTGAAAAGTGAAGGCATTGAACATATCGAACTCGGAATCCCGCCAAACAATTTGTTCATGGATAGATCTATGACCTCTAGCAGTTGCAAATCATTCCAGTGCATTGGAATTTTTCCGGACAAATGATTGTCCGAGAGATCAACAATCTCCAAATTCTTTAGTTTACTTATTGATGATGGGATGCTTCCATTTAACAAGTTACCAGAAACAGCTAGCACTTTCAAGCTTGATAATTCCCCAATATTCAAGGGAATTGGATCTGATAATAAGTTGTTTCTCAAAAAGAGATATGCCAGATTATACCAAAGTGGGATTCCACAATCGAAGCGGTTGGAACTTAAATCCACCATACTGCATACTGATGAGCTGCTAAAGGATAGTGAGTTGGGAAGCTTCCCGCTCAACTGGTTCCTAGAAAGATCTAAATGCTCAATCTGTGGAGATATTTTCCAAAGCCATTCCGGTATTATGCCTGATATACCAACATTTTTTAGGGTTATATGGGTTAGTTCCTTCTGAGTGCTGAGCCAAGCAGGGAATGCAGTGGATAGGTTACAGTTTCCGATGACAACGGACTTGAGACTGAAGGGAGGATCCCAGTCAGGCCTCACATGGAAAGTCAGAGGCTGCTTTGTTTTTGTTGGTGATAAGAACAATTGGAATTGTTGCAGCCTTGTAAGATTCATGAAATGATTTTCAGATATGGTTCCTCCCCATGAATTCAAATTAAGATTCAAGTAGGACAACCCTTCAAGTTGGCCTATACTTTCTGGGATGGTCCCATTCATTGTATTGTTAAAGAGAACCAATTTCTCCAACAAAGACAACCGTCCAATAGGTGGTGGAAGTGAACCCGAGATTAAGTTGCTACTAAGATCAAGAGATCTTAACTTCTCAAGGTTTCCTAAAGAATCAGGTAACTGGCCACTCAATTCATTATCAGACAAATCTATCgatattaaattcttaaaatggCCTAATGAATCGGGAAACTTGCCACGAAAGCGATTTAGCCTCAAAAGTAATTCCTTCAGGGTACTGTTGCTGCATGTAGACAAACCGTGTATGAATTCAATTCCCTCATCAGAACTAATACCATTTTCTGAAAGATCCAAGATCTCAAAGTTGCAAAGATTTCCCCAGGCATCATGAGGAATAGGGCCTTTAATTCCAGCATGACTAAAGTGAAGGATTGCGAGGTTACTGAGATTAAACAACCAGCTAGGTATGATAGTACTGAAATGGTTGTGACTAAGGTCAAGGACCGACAGAGAAGTCAGATTAACAAATGGGAGAGATTGAGGAAATGTACTAAGTTGACATCCAAGCAAAGACAATTCAACCAGAGAAGGAATCGTGTTCACAGCTTGCATCCAATCAGTAGTTGCCTTTCCAAGGTTGACACATCCCAAATTAAGGTATTCCAAGGAAGAGAGGCCAGAAAGCCAATTTATATTAGAAACCCAACTGCCTTGACAACTTTGTCTGGCATATGACCATGCAAAGAGATCAAGATGTCTCAAGTTGGACAAATTTCCAAGATGAGGAGGAACCATTCCACTGAATGCTGCTCCACGGAGATTGAGGTATGTCAATTTTTCAAGCGAGCCTATGAAACTTGGGATtgaaatattttggaaattgtTCATACTCAAGTCCAAgtaattcaaatatttcaagtcaAGTAAGGAATCACTTATCTGACCACCCAAGAATGTCGAGCTAAGAGCCACTACGTCTGCTTCATAGTCCCCTGTTGAATCGACATTAATGTTTCTAAGGTCTAACTTCATGACATTTCCTGTCTGATTGTTGCAACCCACACCTTGCCATGTGCAACAATCTGTGCCAACCCAAGAAGAAAGCCGACCCGAAGGATCCTTCAGACCATCTCTGAATTTAAGAAGTGCATTCCGCTCAACCTCAATGCAAACCACAATAGTTTCACCACGACTGGAATTGATAATAACGGCTTCGAGCAAGAGAAATTCTGAAAATACAGCAAGCAAAAAAAGAAGAGTTTTTCTGCTGGCCATGTTTGCAGTGAAAACTAGAAAGCTGTACACTGCCAAGTTATTGATTGATGCCATATATACCAATAGGCCTTATTGGagtcaatttatttaatttttttgagacATAAGCTCCAAAAACATGTAAGTCAATAATTAATAACTtgtcatgttttaaaaaaagtaacaCCCTTTTAAACCtacattcaaaaaataaaaataaaaattaattggcAGGTTCGGCCCATTGACACGTCTGTGTGAGATGCTGGAGTCATTTGGCACATTTCTTGTCATTGGGTTGAATTCAAATCCTTCTCAAGGCCAATAGCTTCTTACTTTTCAAAGGTAATGGTAATGCGACCAAATATGAATTGCTCTTCTACATGAGAGACACCTCATGCAAATAGATTAAGATGCTGTCGCAGGTCATTCATTAACTAGGAAAATAAAAGAGGGTCAAGAtgccaaatttgaaaaaaaaaaaaaaaaaaaaggttcatcTTTTGCTCCATTTACATTTGGTAGACTAGAGACTTGGTTAAGTCAAATTAAAGCCAAGATGCTGCCAGTCTTTAAAGACATTCATTATTcataaacaataattaaaaaaataaaaggagttAACCCACCTAACATTGTGGAGACGAGAGATTTGGTCGAGTAGAAGGGTCAAAGATGCCAAAAAGAAAGTTTATCTTTTGCCCCACTTATATGGTATGCCAAAGCCATTCGTTAtctaaggggaaaaaaaaatgatgaagagaatttaaaaaaaaaaatgttcaaaaaaaaatttgaaagtagcTTTATCTTTTAGAATAACAaactaaaaagaattttagCTTTTAGCCCAGGCAAGGGGAAGATTAGAGACTTAACTGGGTTAAGAGATGCCTCTAGTTCTTTAAAGTGAccgtggaaaagaaaaaacaataatatggtattttataaaaactgaaaattaaatattaaaataaccCTAGGGTTGAATTAATAGAAACAAAAAGTATATAGTATATTATCTTATGTTTAAGTATGAAATGTAATTTGACCATTCGATAATGAAAACTAATGAAGTCTCAAAATGGttcatttttacaaatttaattttatgcttATCATATAacatcttcaaaattttgaatattgtaCACAATG is a genomic window of Vitis riparia cultivar Riparia Gloire de Montpellier isolate 1030 chromosome 1, EGFV_Vit.rip_1.0, whole genome shotgun sequence containing:
- the LOC117921134 gene encoding receptor-like protein EIX2; its protein translation is MASRKTLLFLLAVFSEFLLLEAVIINSSRGETIVVCIEVERNALLKFRDGLKDPSGRLSSWVGTDCCTWQGVGCNNQTGNVMKLDLRNINVDSTGDYEADVVALSSTFLGGQISDSLLDLKYLNYLDLSMNNFQNISIPSFIGSLEKLTYLNLRGAAFSGMVPPHLGNLSNLRHLDLFAWSYARQSCQGSWVSNINWLSGLSSLEYLNLGCVNLGKATTDWMQAVNTIPSLVELSLLGCQLSTFPQSLPFVNLTSLSVLDLSHNHFSTIIPSWLFNLSNLAILHFSHAGIKGPIPHDAWGNLCNFEILDLSENGISSDEGIEFIHGLSTCSNSTLKELLLRLNRFRGKFPDSLGHFKNLISIDLSDNELSGQLPDSLGNLEKLRSLDLSSNLISGSLPPPIGRLSLLEKLVLFNNTMNGTIPESIGQLEGLSYLNLNLNSWGGTISENHFMNLTRLQQFQLFLSPTKTKQPLTFHVRPDWDPPFSLKSVVIGNCNLSTAFPAWLSTQKELTHITLKNVGISGIIPEWLWKISPQIEHLDLSRNQLSGKLPNSLSFSSSSVCSMVDLSSNRFDCGIPLWYNLAYLFLRNNLLSDPIPLNIGELSSLKVLAVSGNLLNGSIPSSISKLKNLEIVDLSDNHLSGKIPMHWNDLQLLEVIDLSMNKLFGGIPSSICSMPSLFRLVLGDNNLSGQLSASLQKCTGLLYLDLGNNRFSGEIPYWIGENMLFLRRLRLRGNMLTGNIPEQLCGLSHLHIMDLARNNLSGSIPQCLGDLIALNSVTLLDTNSNNHMLVLDGDHMELIVKGQMREVAKILPIVKLIDLSSNKFQGEIPPQMTNLSALGTLNLSRNQLTGKIPEKIGAMQALETLDLSCNHLSGPIPPSMSSITFLNYLNLSHNLLSGPIPTTNQFQTFNDPSIYEGNPGLCGLPLSTECSTPDDDHKDEEDRRKGKGKEEGQDEDGLEKSWFLMSMGLGFPVGFWAICGSLALKKSWRHAYFRFVEETKDKLYVFIAVNVARLQRKMERNRHHA